In a single window of the Micromonospora sp. WMMD1155 genome:
- a CDS encoding acyl-CoA dehydrogenase family protein: protein MTSTVDSHQSTADVTEALGTVIDEVIRPQAASIDREGVFPREGVDALGAAGLLGQASSPEVGGGGHGMRTIAGVVERLAAECGSTAMVVLMHYAATAVIEAHGPRDVRAAIATGRHLTTLAFSEYGSRSHFWSPTGTATRTDDGSVRLDARKSWVTSAGEATSYVWSSLPLSGDAGPMTLWLVEADSAGLTVSGGFDGLGLRGNGSRPMTADGLLVPSTAMMAADGAGLDTALGAVLPWFLVLNAAFCLGLADSAVAEAGRHLTATTLAHTGAALRDAPVTRRDFARLMIRTDALRAFLGDTLTALETGRADAMLRVLQVKALAGETVAEVTDGAMQLCGGSAFRRELGLERRFRDSRAARVMAPTTDALLDFVGRVATGLPLLDEANR, encoded by the coding sequence ATGACGTCCACCGTCGACAGTCATCAATCCACCGCCGATGTCACCGAAGCGCTCGGCACCGTCATCGACGAGGTGATCCGGCCGCAGGCGGCGTCGATCGACCGGGAGGGTGTCTTCCCTCGGGAGGGCGTCGACGCCCTCGGCGCAGCGGGCCTGCTCGGTCAGGCCTCCTCTCCCGAGGTCGGCGGCGGCGGCCACGGCATGCGGACGATCGCCGGGGTCGTCGAGCGGCTGGCCGCCGAGTGTGGCTCCACCGCGATGGTGGTGCTCATGCACTACGCGGCGACCGCCGTGATCGAGGCGCACGGCCCGCGCGACGTCCGCGCGGCCATCGCGACCGGCCGCCACCTCACCACGCTGGCCTTCTCCGAGTACGGGTCGCGCAGCCACTTCTGGTCGCCGACCGGCACCGCGACCCGCACCGACGACGGCAGCGTCCGCCTCGACGCACGTAAGAGCTGGGTCACGTCGGCCGGCGAGGCCACCAGCTACGTCTGGTCGAGCCTCCCGCTCTCCGGCGACGCCGGTCCGATGACGCTGTGGCTCGTGGAGGCCGACAGCGCCGGCCTGACCGTGAGCGGGGGCTTCGACGGGCTCGGCCTGCGCGGCAACGGCTCCCGGCCGATGACCGCCGACGGGCTACTGGTCCCGTCGACGGCGATGATGGCGGCCGACGGCGCGGGGCTCGACACCGCCCTCGGCGCTGTCCTGCCCTGGTTCCTGGTGCTCAACGCCGCGTTCTGCCTCGGTCTCGCCGACAGCGCGGTCGCCGAGGCGGGTCGGCACCTCACCGCGACCACGCTCGCGCACACCGGCGCCGCGCTGCGCGACGCGCCGGTCACCCGCCGGGACTTCGCCCGACTGATGATCCGCACCGACGCGTTGCGCGCCTTCCTGGGCGACACCCTCACCGCCCTGGAGACCGGCCGCGCCGACGCGATGCTGCGGGTGCTGCAGGTCAAGGCGCTCGCCGGGGAGACTGTCGCCGAGGTGACCGACGGCGCGATGCAGCTCTGCGGCGGCAGCGCGTTCCGCAGGGAGCTGGGCCTCGAACGTCGTTTCCGGGACTCGCGCGCCGCCCGGGTGATGGCGCCCACGACCGACGCGCTGCTCGACTTCGTCGGTCGGGTCGCCACCGGTCTGCCACTGCTCGACGAGGCGAACCGCTGA
- a CDS encoding ion transporter — MSDAPVPAQRGGPATSPRHRSGWAARCARLSRSRPFEIAIVVVILANGIVLGLETYEDLSPAGTALHWLELFFRAVFVVEIGVRLAAYGRRPQDFFRHGWNLFDFVVIAAIFIPGLHGDPALLRVVRVARMVRLVRFSPGLRTIVSALWRSLPGVTGFLALAVVTLYVYGMAGWLIFGNRYPEEYGDIGRSLLTLFVLLSLETLPDLIEQGMAISPWTLLYYVSYVVITVNLLLNILIAVIVNSMEEARRLEMTERLAPDYDEDGDGVPDEVDRIALTQRLDDLRAVIAELERELRIDREDGHGRPHRDGTRTGR; from the coding sequence GTGAGCGACGCACCGGTGCCCGCCCAGCGAGGTGGGCCTGCCACATCCCCGCGGCACCGCTCCGGCTGGGCCGCCCGCTGCGCACGGCTCTCCCGGTCGCGCCCCTTCGAGATCGCCATCGTCGTGGTCATCCTCGCCAACGGGATCGTGCTCGGCCTGGAGACGTACGAGGACCTGAGCCCGGCGGGCACGGCACTGCACTGGCTGGAGTTGTTCTTCCGCGCCGTCTTCGTCGTCGAGATCGGTGTCCGGCTCGCGGCATACGGCAGACGTCCGCAGGACTTCTTCCGGCACGGTTGGAACCTGTTCGACTTCGTGGTGATCGCGGCCATCTTCATACCGGGCCTGCACGGCGACCCGGCGCTGCTGCGGGTCGTGCGGGTCGCCCGCATGGTCCGACTGGTGCGGTTCTCACCGGGCCTGCGGACCATCGTGTCCGCGCTGTGGCGCAGCCTGCCGGGTGTCACCGGCTTCCTCGCCCTGGCGGTGGTGACGCTCTACGTGTACGGCATGGCCGGCTGGTTGATCTTCGGCAACAGGTATCCCGAGGAGTACGGCGACATCGGCCGGTCGCTGCTGACGTTGTTCGTACTGCTGTCGTTGGAAACCCTGCCGGACCTCATCGAGCAGGGCATGGCCATCTCACCGTGGACGCTGCTCTACTACGTCAGCTACGTCGTCATCACCGTCAACCTGCTGCTCAACATCCTCATCGCGGTCATCGTCAACTCGATGGAGGAGGCGCGCCGGTTGGAGATGACCGAACGGTTGGCCCCCGACTACGACGAGGACGGCGACGGCGTGCCGGACGAGGTGGACCGCATCGCGCTGACCCAACGGCTGGACGACCTGCGGGCGGTCATCGCCGAGTTGGAGCGGGAGTTGCGGATCGACCGGGAGGACGGGCACGGCCGACCGCACCGGGACGGCACCCGCACCGGACGGTGA